From one Catellatospora sp. IY07-71 genomic stretch:
- the moaA gene encoding GTP 3',8-cyclase MoaA: MTSAHPGLIDRYGRRAVDLRVSLTDRCNLRCSYCMPPEGLPWLPKAEILTDGEVLRLITIAVTRLGVEEVRFTGGEPLLRPGIVDIVAGSAALSPRPRLSITTNGIGLARLAVPLRDAGLDRVNVSLDTIDPERFAAIALRRRFQDVIDGLSGAAAAGLTPVKLNAVLLRDVNDDEAPALLRFALKHGYELRFIEQMPLDAQHGWSRDRMVTADEILASLTTEFDLTPDPAERGGAPAETWLVDGGPAKVGVIASVTRPFCGDCDRTRLTADGQVRNCLFARGETDLRGLLRGGAGDEEIAQRWREAMWGKMPGHGIDNPRFLQPTRPMSAIGG, translated from the coding sequence GTGACCTCCGCGCACCCTGGACTGATCGACCGCTACGGCCGTCGCGCCGTCGATCTGCGGGTCTCGCTGACGGATCGGTGCAACCTGCGCTGTTCGTACTGTATGCCCCCCGAAGGCCTGCCCTGGCTGCCCAAGGCCGAGATCCTCACCGACGGCGAGGTGCTCCGGCTGATCACCATCGCGGTGACCCGGCTCGGGGTCGAGGAGGTGCGCTTCACCGGCGGCGAGCCGCTGCTGCGCCCCGGCATCGTGGACATCGTGGCCGGCTCGGCGGCGCTGTCGCCCCGGCCCCGGCTCTCGATCACCACCAACGGCATCGGGCTGGCCCGCCTCGCCGTGCCGCTGCGCGACGCCGGGCTGGACCGGGTCAACGTCTCGCTGGACACCATCGACCCGGAGCGCTTCGCCGCGATCGCGCTGCGCCGCCGCTTCCAGGACGTGATCGACGGGCTGTCCGGCGCGGCCGCGGCCGGGCTGACCCCGGTGAAGCTCAACGCGGTGCTGCTGCGCGACGTGAACGACGACGAGGCCCCCGCGCTGCTGCGCTTCGCCCTCAAGCACGGGTACGAGCTGCGTTTCATCGAGCAGATGCCGCTCGACGCCCAGCACGGGTGGAGCCGTGACCGCATGGTCACCGCGGACGAGATCCTGGCCTCGCTGACCACCGAATTCGACCTCACCCCCGACCCCGCCGAGCGGGGCGGCGCACCAGCCGAGACGTGGCTGGTCGACGGCGGTCCGGCGAAGGTCGGCGTGATCGCGTCGGTCACCCGGCCGTTCTGCGGCGACTGCGACCGGACCCGGCTGACCGCCGACGGCCAGGTGCGCAACTGCCTGTTCGCCCGGGGCGAGACCGACCTGCGCGGGCTGCTGCGCGGCGGTGCCGGCGACGAGGAGATCGCGCAGCGCTGGCGCGAGGCGATGTGGGGCAAGATGCCCGGCCACGGCATCGACAACCCGCGCTTCCTGCAGCCCACCCGGCCCATGTCCGCCATCGGGGGATGA
- a CDS encoding fructosamine kinase family protein codes for MDLAYLRAHPHLLPTFLHHQRIRETPVDGGSICHTSRLTFDDGESIFTKSWPETGGRAPDGFFAAEAHGLRWLAETGTVAVPEVLVDTPDLLGMAWIEHGQPSARAAEEFGRALAGLHRAGAPAFGADWAGFHGSAQMDNTPGPGPWHEWYAERRLTAYLRLSMDRGALERDDVARVERVIAGLDRVGGDEGPARIHGDLWTGNLLWGADGRCWLVDPAAHGGHRETDLAYLRLWGGAPHLERILSAYAEAWPPADGWHNRVPLHQLSMYLLHTALFGAAFAPGVRDTTSACLPLTA; via the coding sequence GTGGATCTGGCCTACCTGCGTGCGCACCCGCACCTGCTGCCGACGTTCCTGCACCACCAGCGCATCCGGGAGACGCCGGTCGACGGCGGGTCGATCTGCCACACCAGCCGGCTGACCTTCGACGACGGCGAGTCGATCTTCACGAAGTCGTGGCCCGAGACCGGTGGGCGGGCCCCTGACGGGTTCTTCGCCGCCGAGGCGCACGGGCTGCGCTGGCTCGCCGAGACCGGCACCGTCGCCGTGCCCGAGGTGCTGGTCGACACGCCGGACCTGCTCGGCATGGCCTGGATCGAGCACGGACAGCCGTCGGCCCGGGCCGCCGAGGAGTTCGGCCGCGCCCTCGCCGGCCTGCACCGGGCCGGGGCGCCCGCGTTCGGGGCGGACTGGGCCGGGTTCCACGGCTCCGCGCAGATGGACAACACGCCCGGTCCGGGGCCGTGGCACGAGTGGTACGCCGAGCGGCGGCTGACCGCGTACCTGCGGCTCTCCATGGACCGGGGCGCGCTGGAGCGGGACGACGTCGCTCGCGTCGAGCGGGTCATCGCGGGCCTGGACCGGGTGGGCGGCGACGAGGGGCCCGCGCGCATCCACGGCGACCTGTGGACCGGCAACCTGCTGTGGGGTGCCGATGGGCGCTGCTGGCTGGTTGACCCGGCCGCGCACGGCGGCCACCGCGAGACCGACCTGGCGTACCTGCGCCTGTGGGGCGGGGCGCCGCACCTGGAGCGGATCCTGTCGGCTTACGCCGAGGCGTGGCCGCCCGCCGACGGCTGGCACAACCGCGTCCCGCTGCACCAGCTCTCCATGTACCTGCTGCACACGGCCCTGTTCGGCGCCGCCTTCGCCCCCGGCGTCCGCGACACCACCAGCGCCTGCCTCCCCCTCACCGCCTGA
- a CDS encoding molybdenum cofactor guanylyltransferase, with translation MSAYAALVLAGGAGRRMGDPAKPLLPVGGVPMLRRVLAAVAAARPLIVVGPPELASELPVHAVLTREEPPGGGPVAALAAGVAHLPAQGLVLVTAADLPFLTASAIDALAARLTSPGVALFVDREGRRQHLCALWRVSALRAALPADPRGASMRRLLDGVEVAQVAWAGDGPPPWYDCDTPDELARAERAGREYRSVAGRGDDEDEEARP, from the coding sequence ATGAGCGCGTACGCCGCGCTGGTGCTGGCCGGAGGCGCGGGCCGCCGGATGGGCGATCCCGCCAAACCGCTGCTGCCCGTGGGCGGGGTGCCGATGCTGCGGCGCGTGCTCGCCGCAGTCGCCGCCGCCCGTCCGCTGATCGTGGTGGGCCCGCCGGAACTGGCCTCCGAGCTGCCCGTACACGCGGTGCTGACGCGCGAGGAGCCGCCGGGCGGCGGCCCGGTCGCCGCCCTCGCCGCAGGCGTCGCACACCTGCCCGCACAGGGTTTGGTCCTGGTCACCGCAGCGGACCTGCCCTTCCTCACCGCGTCCGCGATCGACGCCCTCGCCGCCCGCCTCACCTCGCCCGGCGTGGCGCTGTTCGTCGACCGTGAGGGGAGGCGCCAGCACCTGTGTGCGCTGTGGCGCGTCAGCGCGCTGCGGGCCGCGCTGCCGGCCGACCCGCGCGGGGCGTCGATGCGGAGGCTGCTGGACGGCGTGGAAGTGGCGCAGGTCGCCTGGGCCGGGGACGGCCCGCCGCCGTGGTACGACTGCGACACCCCGGACGAGCTGGCGCGGGCCGAACGCGCCGGGCGCGAGTATCGAAGCGTCGCCGGTCGCGGCGACGACGAGGACGAGGAGGCACGGCCGTGA
- a CDS encoding MoaD/ThiS family protein, with translation MNVITIRYYAGARAAAGVGEERLPAGLDLTQLVKELSTAHGDRLGRVLLSASFLVDGLAWHDRRAPIPSGATVDVLPPFAGG, from the coding sequence ATGAACGTGATCACGATCCGCTACTACGCGGGCGCGCGCGCCGCCGCCGGGGTCGGCGAGGAGCGGCTGCCCGCGGGGCTCGACCTCACTCAGTTGGTCAAGGAGCTGAGCACGGCGCACGGGGACCGGCTGGGGCGGGTGCTCCTTTCAGCCAGCTTTCTGGTTGACGGGCTAGCCTGGCACGACCGCCGCGCGCCCATTCCGTCCGGCGCGACCGTGGACGTGCTTCCGCCCTTCGCCGGCGGGTGA
- a CDS encoding UvrD-helicase domain-containing protein, with product MDPLRVSGCDVPPVWTADLHIHSRYSRACSKDLELPTLAWWARRKGVALLGTGDVTHPAWYEHLREQLREAEPGLYRLSPEAERDVAQRLPARLAAGEPARFMLSAEISTIYKRGDRTRKVHHLIYLPDLEAAQRFRDRLGRVGNLAGDGRPILGLDSRDLLEITLDASPDAYLVPAHIWTPWFSALGSKSGFDAIADCYADLAGHITAVETGLSSDPAMNHRVSSLDGYALVSNSDAHSPQALAREATRFDCALDYHALKAALAGAPGLAGTIEFFPEEGKYHGDGHRDCGVNWTPAQSKATGGICPVCHRPLTIGVLARVEALADRPEGATAPNARPVTHLVQLPEIVGELEGVGPKTRTVEGRVNALVAALGSELDILMDAPLDEVTAAGGELLGEALRRLRAGRVTRVPGYDGEYGVIRLFEPAELRPAAAADTLFDLPAPVAPAAPRKPRAPKAAPSKPAVRRTKPVSAPPLPPPPSPHEPFEPMLAGMEEVGTGLLDRLDAMQRVAASAPGGPLLIVAGPGTGKTRTLTHRLAYLCAEMNVYPEDCLAITFTRRAAEELRHRLGGLLGPVAEDVTVATFHSLALSVLREQEPDLVVTDEPGGEGVALDELIPRLVALLKAQPSLADKLRSRWPWVFVDEYQDVDADQYALLRLLVPSDGNLCAIGDPDQAIYSFRGADVSFFLQFSRDFVDARVVRLTRNYRSSAPILAAATQAIAPSSLVPGRRLDPAKVDLEAPLIGVYPASSPADEAAFIARKVDELVGGVSHRTRADVRGVTGTTVSFSDIAVLYRTDAQAAAIVDALSRAGVPVQKRSHDRLRSRAGVNTLLAELRLANGLTGSVAARLKLTAKVLIERPALGGGSPEPDEVWAAVDLLTPLALRCGQDLQRFLGEVATGAEVDALDPRAEAVTLLTLHAAKGLEFPVVFLAGCEDGLLPLRLPGSAPTEAEVAEERRLFFVGLTRAQRRLYLSHAARRVRYGSERDCRPTPFLAPVDAGLLEQLGDQAPRRPRDQQLRLI from the coding sequence ATGGACCCGCTACGCGTGTCAGGATGCGACGTGCCCCCCGTCTGGACCGCTGATCTGCATATCCACTCGCGGTATTCGCGTGCGTGCAGCAAGGACCTCGAACTGCCCACGCTGGCGTGGTGGGCACGGCGCAAGGGCGTGGCACTGCTCGGCACCGGCGACGTCACCCACCCGGCCTGGTACGAGCACCTGCGCGAGCAGCTGCGCGAGGCCGAGCCGGGCCTGTACCGGCTGTCCCCCGAGGCGGAGCGGGATGTGGCGCAGCGGCTGCCCGCCCGGCTGGCCGCGGGCGAGCCCGCCCGGTTCATGCTCAGCGCGGAGATCTCCACGATCTACAAGCGCGGCGACCGCACGCGCAAGGTGCACCACCTGATCTACCTGCCCGACCTGGAGGCCGCGCAGCGCTTCCGCGACCGGCTGGGCCGGGTCGGCAACCTGGCCGGCGACGGCCGGCCGATCCTCGGCCTGGACTCGCGGGACCTGCTGGAGATCACCCTGGACGCGAGCCCGGACGCGTACCTGGTCCCGGCGCACATCTGGACGCCGTGGTTCTCGGCGCTGGGCTCCAAGTCGGGCTTCGACGCGATCGCCGACTGCTACGCCGACCTGGCCGGGCACATCACGGCCGTGGAGACCGGCCTGTCCAGCGACCCGGCGATGAACCACCGGGTGTCCAGCCTGGACGGATACGCCCTGGTCTCGAACTCCGACGCCCACTCGCCGCAGGCGCTGGCCAGGGAGGCCACCCGCTTCGACTGCGCGCTGGACTACCACGCGCTCAAGGCCGCGCTGGCGGGCGCGCCGGGCCTGGCCGGAACGATCGAGTTCTTCCCGGAGGAGGGCAAGTACCACGGGGACGGGCACCGCGACTGCGGCGTGAACTGGACCCCGGCCCAGTCGAAGGCCACCGGCGGGATCTGCCCGGTGTGCCACCGGCCGCTGACCATCGGCGTGCTGGCCCGGGTCGAGGCGCTGGCCGACCGGCCCGAGGGCGCTACCGCGCCGAACGCCCGCCCGGTCACCCACCTGGTGCAGCTGCCGGAGATCGTCGGCGAGCTGGAGGGCGTCGGCCCGAAGACCCGCACCGTCGAGGGCAGGGTGAACGCCCTGGTCGCGGCGCTGGGCTCGGAGCTGGACATCCTCATGGACGCCCCGCTGGACGAGGTGACCGCCGCCGGCGGCGAGCTGCTGGGCGAGGCCCTGCGCCGCCTGCGCGCGGGCCGGGTGACCCGGGTGCCCGGCTACGACGGCGAGTACGGCGTGATCCGCCTGTTCGAGCCGGCGGAGCTGCGCCCCGCCGCCGCCGCGGACACCCTGTTCGACCTGCCCGCGCCGGTCGCGCCCGCCGCACCGCGCAAGCCGCGTGCGCCGAAGGCAGCTCCGAGCAAGCCGGCGGTACGCCGTACCAAGCCGGTCTCCGCGCCGCCGCTGCCGCCGCCGCCCTCGCCGCACGAGCCGTTCGAGCCGATGCTCGCCGGGATGGAGGAGGTCGGCACCGGCCTGCTGGACCGCCTCGACGCGATGCAGCGGGTGGCCGCGTCCGCGCCGGGCGGCCCGCTGCTGATCGTGGCCGGGCCGGGCACGGGCAAGACCCGCACGCTGACCCACCGCCTGGCGTACCTGTGCGCCGAGATGAACGTCTACCCCGAGGACTGCCTGGCCATCACGTTCACCCGGCGGGCCGCCGAGGAGCTGCGGCACCGGCTGGGCGGGCTGCTCGGTCCGGTCGCCGAGGACGTCACCGTGGCCACGTTCCACTCGCTGGCGCTGTCGGTGCTGCGCGAGCAGGAGCCCGACCTGGTGGTGACCGACGAGCCGGGCGGCGAGGGGGTCGCGCTGGACGAGCTGATCCCGCGCCTGGTCGCGCTGCTCAAGGCGCAGCCGTCGCTGGCGGACAAGCTGCGCTCGCGCTGGCCGTGGGTGTTCGTCGACGAATACCAGGACGTGGACGCCGACCAGTACGCGCTGCTGCGGCTGCTGGTGCCCAGCGACGGCAACCTGTGCGCGATCGGCGACCCGGACCAGGCGATCTACTCGTTCCGGGGCGCCGACGTCTCGTTCTTCCTGCAGTTCTCCCGCGACTTCGTCGACGCCCGGGTGGTGCGCCTGACCCGCAACTACCGCTCGTCGGCGCCGATCCTGGCCGCCGCGACGCAGGCCATCGCGCCCAGCTCGCTGGTGCCGGGGCGGCGGCTCGACCCGGCCAAGGTGGACCTGGAGGCGCCGCTGATCGGCGTCTACCCGGCGAGCAGCCCGGCCGACGAGGCGGCGTTCATCGCCCGCAAGGTCGACGAGCTGGTCGGCGGCGTGTCCCACCGCACCCGCGCGGACGTACGCGGGGTGACCGGCACGACGGTGTCCTTCTCCGACATCGCGGTGCTCTACCGCACCGACGCGCAGGCCGCAGCGATCGTGGACGCGCTGTCCCGGGCCGGGGTGCCGGTGCAGAAGCGCTCGCACGACCGGCTGCGCAGCCGGGCCGGGGTGAACACGCTGCTCGCGGAGCTGCGCCTGGCGAACGGGCTGACCGGCTCGGTCGCGGCCCGGCTGAAGCTGACCGCGAAGGTGCTCATCGAGCGCCCGGCGCTGGGCGGCGGCTCGCCCGAGCCGGACGAGGTCTGGGCCGCGGTCGACCTGCTCACCCCGCTGGCCCTGCGCTGCGGGCAGGACCTGCAGCGGTTCCTGGGCGAGGTGGCCACCGGCGCGGAGGTCGACGCGCTCGACCCGCGGGCCGAGGCGGTCACCCTGCTCACCCTGCATGCCGCGAAGGGCCTGGAGTTCCCGGTCGTGTTCCTGGCCGGGTGCGAGGACGGGCTGCTGCCGCTGCGGCTGCCCGGCTCGGCGCCGACCGAGGCCGAGGTCGCCGAGGAGCGGCGGCTGTTCTTCGTCGGGCTGACC
- a CDS encoding DUF4192 domain-containing protein — protein MTTDTPAYSLTERADLLGYAPYLLGFHPADSIVVMGLRGDRIVVAARADVAGPRTETVRRFAQVLRAAGRGPDAVGSVVLLGYGPDPGAGAATRHAADALDARGYHVREVLLQDGDRYHCLQCDRCTPPEGARFDPSATAAAAMATYEGLVALPDRDAVERQVEPVGGLAAAAMTQAVDRAEQRLAALLADGGDAALVTAGEAAVETALDLAETGGRLDDDAAAWLTVLLHDLRCRDHAWQRTDAAGWQHDLWLDLTRRAEPALAAPPASLLAWSAWRAGNGVLARAALDRALHADPAYSLAHLLTDALDRAVPPHSIHPWP, from the coding sequence ATGACCACGGACACCCCCGCCTACAGCCTCACCGAGCGGGCCGACCTGCTCGGATACGCGCCCTACCTGCTCGGTTTCCATCCAGCCGACAGCATCGTCGTGATGGGACTGCGCGGCGACCGCATCGTCGTCGCGGCCCGCGCCGACGTCGCCGGGCCCCGCACCGAGACGGTACGCCGCTTCGCGCAGGTGCTGCGCGCGGCGGGCCGGGGCCCGGACGCGGTCGGCTCGGTCGTGCTCCTCGGCTACGGGCCCGACCCCGGGGCGGGCGCCGCGACCAGGCACGCCGCCGACGCGCTCGACGCGCGGGGCTACCACGTCCGCGAGGTGCTGCTGCAGGACGGCGACCGTTACCACTGCCTGCAGTGCGACCGGTGCACCCCGCCGGAGGGCGCCCGGTTCGACCCGAGCGCCACCGCCGCGGCGGCGATGGCCACGTACGAGGGCCTGGTCGCCCTGCCGGACCGGGACGCCGTCGAGCGCCAGGTGGAGCCGGTCGGCGGCCTCGCCGCGGCCGCCATGACCCAGGCCGTCGACCGCGCCGAGCAGCGCCTGGCCGCCCTGCTCGCCGACGGCGGCGACGCGGCCCTGGTCACCGCCGGGGAGGCCGCCGTCGAGACGGCGCTGGACCTGGCCGAGACCGGCGGCCGCCTGGACGACGACGCCGCCGCCTGGCTCACCGTGCTGCTGCACGACCTGCGCTGCCGTGACCACGCCTGGCAGCGCACCGACGCCGCCGGCTGGCAGCACGACCTGTGGCTGGACCTCACCCGCCGCGCCGAGCCGGCCCTCGCCGCCCCGCCTGCCAGCCTGCTGGCCTGGTCCGCCTGGCGTGCCGGCAACGGCGTGCTCGCCCGCGCCGCCCTCGACCGCGCCCTGCACGCCGACCCGGCATACTCCCTGGCCCACCTGCTCACCGACGCCCTGGACCGCGCCGTCCCACCCCACTCCATCCACCCCTGGCCCTGA
- a CDS encoding metallophosphoesterase: protein MVLVVVGPIHWYLWKRLVKDTTTTRRGRRIGTAAIIALAVALLAAFIVPRVIGAKASWIIPLVGYMWLAVLFYLLVILLVLEIPRLIANRTWARRPARVAVDEAGLATSEPAPAPVGAVRTALAEPGLPGAAAQPAAGSTEPAGPTSDDGASDGPDAGPVGGSSTGAPRQGTGPVDPSRRLLLARSAAIFAGLTATGITGYGVKTALGDPVLKRVQIPLAKLPRSLDGYKIALVSDIHLGPLTGVEHSRRIVRSINGMNADLIAVVGDLVDGSVAELADEAAPLRELSSRDGAYFVTGNHEYFSGAEEWLVEVDRLGMRPLQNERLEIRGLTLAGVNDLSGGDLGEGGPDFGKALDGRDPAKPVVLLAHQPIQAFEAAKHGVDLQLSGHTHGGQMVPFNLLAGLQQPVISGLGEVDGTQVYVTNGAGFWGPPVRVGAPPDITLIELRSEA from the coding sequence ATGGTGCTGGTCGTGGTCGGCCCGATCCACTGGTACCTGTGGAAGCGGCTGGTCAAGGACACCACCACCACGCGGCGCGGGCGCCGGATCGGCACGGCCGCGATCATCGCGCTGGCGGTGGCGCTGCTGGCGGCGTTCATCGTGCCCCGGGTGATCGGCGCGAAGGCCTCCTGGATCATCCCCCTGGTCGGCTACATGTGGCTGGCCGTGCTGTTCTACCTGCTGGTCATCCTGCTGGTGCTGGAGATCCCCCGGCTGATCGCCAACCGCACCTGGGCCCGCCGCCCGGCGCGGGTGGCGGTCGACGAGGCGGGCCTGGCCACCTCTGAGCCCGCGCCTGCCCCGGTCGGGGCCGTGCGCACCGCGCTGGCCGAGCCGGGCCTGCCCGGAGCGGCCGCGCAACCGGCGGCCGGGAGCACCGAACCCGCCGGGCCTACGAGCGATGACGGGGCCTCGGACGGCCCCGACGCCGGGCCGGTCGGCGGATCAAGCACCGGCGCACCGAGGCAGGGCACCGGGCCGGTGGACCCCTCGCGGCGGCTGCTGCTCGCGCGGAGTGCGGCGATCTTCGCCGGGCTGACCGCCACCGGCATCACCGGCTACGGCGTCAAGACCGCGCTCGGCGACCCGGTGCTCAAGCGGGTGCAGATCCCGCTCGCGAAGCTGCCACGCAGCCTGGACGGCTACAAGATCGCCCTGGTCAGCGACATCCATCTGGGCCCGCTGACCGGCGTCGAGCACAGCCGCCGCATCGTGCGCTCGATCAACGGCATGAACGCCGACCTCATCGCGGTGGTCGGCGACCTGGTCGACGGCAGCGTCGCCGAGCTGGCCGACGAGGCGGCGCCGCTGCGTGAGCTGAGCTCCCGCGACGGGGCCTACTTCGTCACCGGCAACCACGAGTACTTCTCCGGTGCCGAGGAGTGGCTGGTCGAGGTGGACCGGCTCGGCATGCGGCCGCTGCAGAACGAGCGGCTGGAGATCCGCGGCCTGACCCTGGCCGGCGTCAACGACCTCAGCGGCGGTGACCTGGGCGAGGGCGGGCCGGACTTCGGCAAGGCGCTGGACGGCCGCGACCCGGCCAAGCCCGTGGTGCTGCTCGCGCACCAGCCGATCCAGGCGTTCGAGGCGGCGAAGCACGGCGTCGACCTGCAACTGTCGGGACACACGCACGGCGGGCAGATGGTGCCGTTCAACCTGCTCGCCGGGCTGCAGCAGCCGGTGATCTCCGGGCTCGGCGAGGTGGACGGCACGCAGGTGTACGTCACCAACGGGGCCGGCTTCTGGGGCCCGCCGGTGCGGGTCGGGGCGCCGCCGGACATCACCCTGATCGAGCTGCGTTCCGAGGCCTGA
- a CDS encoding DUF6457 domain-containing protein — MSVDLHDFTEAACAELGVPRADVDVTLILDLARDVAHNTVRPGAPVGAFLLGLAVGRGGDPAELAARLSALAQRMGTAEPS, encoded by the coding sequence GTGAGCGTCGACCTGCATGACTTCACCGAGGCGGCATGCGCGGAGCTGGGAGTGCCCCGCGCCGACGTGGACGTCACGCTGATCCTGGACCTGGCCCGTGACGTCGCGCACAACACCGTACGGCCGGGCGCCCCGGTCGGGGCGTTCCTGCTCGGCCTGGCGGTCGGCCGGGGTGGTGACCCGGCCGAGCTGGCCGCCCGACTGAGCGCGCTCGCGCAGCGTATGGGCACCGCCGAACCGTCCTGA